AGAGATACTCTCTTATGTATACATATTGTTTCTAAGTACTATTATGACTGATAATCTGCAATACCAATGAGCAGACTTCAGCGGAAGCTTTCTGAGCAAAATGTTGGTGCTCCTCCAAGTTATGAAGAGGCTGTCGGTGAAGCTCAAAGCCCCATGCAGGGTGAAAGGTATGAACTTTAATACCATGGAGGTATGGACTTGCAACTCTTATTCACAGTTGAACCTGTTATGAATATTATCTTGATTGCAGGGATGTAGAAACATCGGCGGAATCTGCTCCAAGAGGCTCGTCCCCTCATGCAAGTGATAATCCTAGCTTAACCTCTGTTCCTACTGGATCTTCTCATGTGAGCAATAATCCAATTGAAGTAACTGCTGCTGCCAGTACTGCTGCTTCTGGAATCCAGGAAACTGAGCCAACTGATGATTTCTTTGACCCGCGTGGTCCTACATCAGGTCTGTGAAGTTGCTTGTTATTTTGTTGTGTTGGTCACTTGTGTAAAGTACTCTTCTAATTCTTGTTTAAGAAATTCTTATGCGTTtatgttgaatttttatttacattACACGTCAAATTATTGTGTTGTAGTATATTATATTGTCATTCCGTTGGGGAGTTGGATCTTGGATGTCGgttgtttcaattgtgggacacatattttgtaattttctcTGTCGCTTCATTCCAAACATTGTTTTCTGTAAACTGCCCTCAAGTGTTCCTGGGTGTATATCTTTGAACTCCCAGTCCTAATAACATTTTTCTGGTCCTAAACACTATTATGGGATTGCTGTAAATCCACTAGACAATAAGATGTATTTTTactttaaagatttttttttgccatATAAGTGTTCAGATTACTAGGACATGGAAATAGGTGCTGGCATCCCTTTATTGATGGTTCTTTTCTAGTTTTAAATTTCTATTGAGACAATTTTGTGCCATTTGTACCCATACAGGATAGAGTGGTGTGCAGGCACCATTTTATGCATTAACGGTGAACTTTTGAAACTTAACTGTAGGAtccattaatattaatttcgCTGAATTCTATAGTGGGAAAAGTTAGCCAGTCACTAGTGTAGCTCATGATCACAATTTTTTCATTCATATCATATTTGTATGTATTTTTAGTATATAGCTGAGCATTACATCATGATCTGTGGTGAAGAGTCTACAGAGTTATACCTAACTTCAGTCAATATACTTGTAATATCAATGGCATGACTGATGACCCTAATTGACATATTATCATTTACAGTCATTTGTGGTTTCAGGTTAATATTAATGGCTTTGAAAAGCCTTTAACAATGCTTTACGGCTTGTTTCTTTGAAAGTAACATTTACTAGGCTTTGTTTGTACTCATAACATCTTCATGTTTCTTACCAGCTGCCCCAACCACCTCTAATTATGGTGAAATCGACTTGCTCGGTTCACTATCAGACTCATTCTCTTCAAATGCATTGCCCCTTGTGCCAGCTACATCAGCAACTGCAACCCCTGAAGTAAACACGGGTTCAACAGCTTCCTTTGCAGCACCATCATCTGGGTCCAATAATTTCGATCAGGTAGGCGTCTGATTGATTATTTATCTGTTTTTGTTAAAgaacttttttctttctatgtTCTGAGACGGTGCCAAAAAGAGAATGGATATGTATATGATTTATAATTAGAATTTTTCTGGCTCTGTCACGTTTATGCCTTGTCTCCATCCTTTTTTATTAGGCAGGCATAGCTGTAAATAATGATAAAGCTGTATAGGTAGTATTCTGAAAATTGGTTTTCTAATTTTAGAAAGGGAATATCTATTTCAGTACTTAGCTTTGAATAATTTGTAAGGTATATCTGTAtctatttgttatttttcattcaaaataaatatatctgTTGGTTCAACTTTTTGCAGTCTTTTGAAGATCCATTTGGTGATTCACCATTCAAGGCTGATACTTCCACTGAATCTGCTCCACCTCAACACCATACATATCAGAATGCTGAGCCGTCCCAATTAGATGGTTTTAATGCTGACACACTGTCTAATTTTGGGTTTGGGGACTCATTTTCTATTGTACCATACTCTGCATCTGCTGGCAATGACAGTCAACCATTCTCTGCTAACTCCCAGTTTTTGTCCCAAGATTCATCATCTCAACAGCTGGAAACTGATATTCTAGCTGACATTCTTCCTCCTGCACCATTACCCGAAATAACAGCACAGCATAACAGTTCAGCTCCTGCTTTTGGCCAACCTTCACCTTCCTTTTCAACTTCACCTGGACCATTTTCTGAACCAACCGGTCAACTTACTCAGCCAGGTTTCTCAGCTGCAGTCAGTCAACCTGCTCAAACCCTTCCCACTAGTCAATATACCCAGCAAGGTTTTTCAGCTCCTAATTCATCTTTTTCAGCTACCACTAGTCCATATGCACAGCAACCATTTCCTTCTCATTCTGGTCAACCTGGCATGCCTGGATTTTCATCATCTACTGGCCATTCTATGCAGCCACCCTTTGCTTCTCAAGGTGGTCAATCTACTGCACAATCAAGTGGTCATACCTACGGTGGATTGTACTCCCTGGATGCATCTCTTACACCAGGAGCTCCAAACATGTATCCTCAATCACAAAATGGATATAATGGGTCTATGAACAGTGGGAACTACTTGCCGCAGGGATCCTCAACAGGTTTTCCTTCACACATGACTCCCCAAGCTCCAACAGCACAACCGTCACAAATCACAAACTTTCCCCATCATGGAGGACCTACTGCTTCTCCTTCTCCAATTGATCAAGCATCACAGTTGAACAACCAGAGCTTCTTTGGACAACAGGGGAATGCAGCTCCTTTTAGCTCATCATATACCCCTGAAGTACCTGCTCCCAGTGCTTCACCGTATGCTGCTTCAACGGCATCCAATGCTTTGGTTTCTCAACCATCCAAGGATAAGTTTGAGACAAAATCAACAGTTTGGGCAGATACACTTAGCAGGGGACTGGTTAATTTAAACATATCTGGACGTAAGTGCTTATCCTTGTCAATACTATCTGTTTGTGATATTGCAGTTTCTACAACATATTTCAGTTCAAATATTATCTTATATGGACAAACGGCTAACTATTATGTTTTTTACATGCAGCTAAAACTAATCCGTTATCAGATATTGGGATTGACTTTGAATCCATTAATAGGAAGGAAAAGAGAATGGAGAAACCCACTAACACACCCGCCGTAACATCAACGGTAAATATGGGTAAAGCTATGGGATCGGGTTCAGGAATAGGTCGTGCTGGTGCCGGTGCTCTCAGACCTAATCCAAACTCGATGATGGGTTCTGGAATGGGCATGGGCATGGGTATGGGCATGGGTATGGGCAATGCTCCCGGTGGTATGGGTATGGGAGGTTATGGTGGAGGAATGAATCCATCCATGGGTATGGGTGGAATGGGTATGGGTGGTATGGGGGGAATGGGTATGGGTCAAGGATACCATATGCAACCCCCTGCTGGAATGCCTCCTGGTTCAAACATGCCAGGTAACTATAATAACAACATGATGGGTCCGGGTGGTTATGCTCAACAACCTTATGGCGGCTACAGATGAGATTGAACATTATTGATAGATGGAAAGGTGAAGTATTGTTAATTGTTTTGCTAAAAGCTGAGAGATGCCATTTTGATACCGGTGCCTACGAATAGTCCACATCGACATTTGGATTTTCAGTAAAGATATCAACATTTGGATTTTATAGTAGTCTATCATTGAAGTTGAAATTTTCTGTAAAGTGACCCAGTGTGGTGTATGTTTATTCTTCTTTATAAATGTGCTATTaccattcttttcttttttggggTCACCTTTCTGTAGGTGCTTTCAGTATCAGTGTTGTGTACCAGTGACGGGAGATTGAATAACCTTACTTGGGTTATTTCTTCATTTGCCCGTTCCTCATTTTTTTGAACACCAACAGGTGGTTTGATGATATTAATATATTCTTTCTCATTTTACTTTTAACATTTGTCTCAAATTTAAGCATTCCAAATAAATAGttcctcttttcttttgaaacttttttgttttttatcatTAAATGCAACAGGATGTCAGTGTTAAATATTCTATAGATATTCAAATTTTAGAGAGCTGTTAGGTAGTCTATTGGATGCCAGTGTTTTTCTCTAGTTGAGTTGTTTCACAGCCAAAGTGGGTGAGTCTCCATTTGAATAATTTCACAGCTTAGTTTATTTTTGGGTAGAAAACATCATAATTAGGACCTTTGACACTTCAGTAGTTTCAGAGAGTAATCTCACAATCTTCATAGTTAGGACCTTTGACACTTTAGTAGTTTTAGAGAGTAATCTCACAATCTTTGATTCTTTGCATTTGCTCGGCTATCAAACAGATCGTTACTTGGATGTTTATCAGTTAATTTGCATTTGAAACTGGAATTATGTAACCAAGTATGTATATAGCAAGAAAGAAACATTGTCAATACACAAAATAAGTGAGTATAGTACAtgcttttaattatattttgaagtCATTTGATAATTTTTCGTGCTTTAGGTTCGATGGAGCTGGTAAGCTGCTTTTGCATTTGGTGGATGGTGTTGGTAAATATTGATCATAATagttcttttgttgttttttttttgacaaaaaatatagtAGTTCTTGAATTTTACAAATCGACTAGTTGATTAAAACAATTGATGAGTTAGGTAAAGTGATCATTCAGTTAACTTATGCCGTTAAAGTCTACGACATCAAGTTTGAATGTTTTCTTGGTTAATTCAGAAATTTAATATGCACGagtcaaaatataaaatcatatgGAGTTCATTCTCCTACACTTTCAGTATATTCACCAACTCGTAATATTCAATTGGCCGATATTTTTAGTTTGGACACCATAATTTTGAACCTTAATCTCTTCACTTTAGGTGTGAGTTTTCAACTATTTACCATTTTGTCtattcacacacaaaaaatatatatttaaaaattgtgaTGAATAAACTCTACTTTAGATTGTGTGGTGCTACTACCATGCTTTTGGTGAAGGATATGAATCATATGCTACTATACTATGCTTTTCGTGTTAACAACAAAATCTTGTGTCCTAGGCTTCCTTTTacaaacttttttcttttgatcACTTTCTTTCAAAATTAGCTTAGCTCTAAATTTGTGATTGTATATTaaaagtcatttatttttttatataaagtttCTTAAAAGTAATGTAGGTCGAATTCGTCCGCATGATTGCAAATAGTCAAATTCTTATTGATTCAAAAGTGGACATTTTCCcctataatattttatttaaaatatgcataaaaatatgcAAATAGTCAAATTCCCCTAAAATAttggtcatttatttttttttatttaaaatatgcaTAAAAACGAAAAGTGCTTTATACAGATGTACAAGCATCTTACTAGTTAGTACAACAAACATCAATAGCCAGAAAAAGAGGAAATTTTCTAGTCTTAAGAAGCCCATCATATATGTTGCAGCAAGaacaaagaaatataaatatgtgagaaAATGTGGCAAAATTCCCTCTGATATCAAATATTGTTTGATGAATTTTCCCATTCATGACTGTAGTTGCTGACTTAACTGGTTCTTCTTTCGTATTTGAATGATAAATACATGACCTACAACCAATGCTGTTGTGCCGGAATTAGGCTTTAATCCTTAGCTTCCAGCGATCACATTTATCAATATGAACTATCAATTACCAAGAAAACATCATCAATGGATGTAAGAAACAAAGTGTACTAATTAATCTATATGTTCATGTCAGAATATTATAGTAATTTTCGTCATATCGCATTATTACGGAGCATGGATTGCACATAACTCTCTTTAAACTTGGGAATGGTGTTACTGTAGGTACATTTACAGAATTGCGGTTACAAAAGCCAACTTACTTGATCAATTTATCATACAATTGATCTTTACGATGGCGAGTTGCGACTGATCATATATTTCACCAAAAGAGAGACCATTAAAGCTATTCATTCATATAatgagtaatcagtcaatttagtccctaaactatcactctctcaccaacttagtccctaaactattaaaaccaactaaaaggtccctaaactatattcacatccttcaatttagtccctaaactatttttcatccatcaatttagtcctccgTTATATTTTCCTTTAATTGTTCTTTAAAATCCTAAAATCCAAAAGCTACTTTTACGCTTATATCTCTCTTCTCGATCAACTCTCTCAAATCATCTCAATCTGAAAACCCTAGCGCCACCTATACGCTCCAATTCCGGTTGTCGTCGTTGTTTTAAGGTACGTTTTTCATGCCAACTCCAGGATTAAGCCGAGGATCACGCAATGAAGGACCTTCTACttagtgcttttttttttttattgttgcttataatatttggttttttgtaATGATGCATGCTAGTTTTCTAGTAATGAAATTATGGTTTATGATTAATATTGTTCTTTAGTTAACTATGGATTGTGATTTAGTTAGTTCTTTTGATGGATAATGAATTTGTTGACTTATGTAATGAATTTGATGGATTATGGTTTAGTTGATTTATGTAATGAAGATTATGGTTTATGGTTTAAATTATGgttaagtttgttttttggtttttgttgatttagcAGTAATGTTTCATTTGGTTTAGCAGTAATGAATTTGTGTTGTTACTAGGTAGTGAACGAATTTGTGTTGTTAGTTGTTACTAGGTAGTGAACGAGACAAAGGatgatttagcagtaatgaattatgttaaaaatgaatttgatttagcagtaatgatttagcagtgttgttactattttgttgtttttaaagatagtttagggactaaattgaagtattttttatagtttatggACTACTAACAGTCTCTTAACGGAAAAGTTAAccgagggactaaattgaaggatgtgaatatagtttagggaccttttagttggttttaatagtttagggactaaattgaaggatgtgaatatagtttagggactttttagttggttttaatagtttagggaccaaGTTGGTgggagagtgatagtttagggactaaattgactgattactcttCATATAAATCTAAGAGCTGCGTAAAGATCCTATCCATTTCTTACATCTCTACTAATATAGTTTTGATGTATAAATGTCTAATTAATGTCACCGTATTTAAAAACGTGTGCATTTATATTCTTTATTTACTTCAAAACTATCATAGTAAACACTTTCTATTGAGAATTGGAGACATCACCCCCaaacagaaaagaaaatgaaattatcaaaaaaagaaaagaaaatgaaatatatGGCCTGTTatggaaagagaaaatgagaaaagaaagattCATTATCATCAAAAGTTAGTTATTACATCGTGTAATTCACTTATATACTAGTTCTAGGTGTAGTCTACTGTAAATAAATCATGTAGACAGTTTTAACTGCCTTTCTCTTTAGTTGCTTCAGTAGCTTGTGTTACAGGCAAGATAgcatttttttgctttttctcTATACACTTTGTTAATGCATCTTCCACGTGTTCACTACTATTTTCATGATCATTCAACAGCAATGTACAGTCTAAGGTATTGTTTGGTGCGTAAGAATGCAGCATGCATAGATCTTATATCTTTAAGGAGAGCTCTGTGAGTTTCTTTGGGACTAGATAAAACATTTTGCTTCTCTTTGGTATAATTTTCACGCTCTCTTTTCCCCCTTTACAGATATGTTAAGAGAGTGGGATTTATTTgcttaattgaattattttttatctcttgtttaaattttttgggaagaaattttcttcaacaatctCTTTATGTGCACTATCTCTTTATCATAATGAATTGCTTCTTTATCTTAAATAAAAGTACAATAGTTGAGAGAAAATTACCATTAGATTTAAGAAACTGAAGCGATGTGGAATTATTCCAGAAATACTTGAATCCTGTCACCCATTCTGTCATTAAAATCTAACAGTTTACCCCCAATTTCCTCTGTTGCATCATCCAGTAGTTTTTTGAGGTTTACCCCACCCAAAGCTGCATAGAGTTGTAACAAAATTAACCAACATGAATTGTGAAAAGAAGTCTTTCAAATTTAATTACAATTTATACAATAGACATCTATTTATACATTATAGAAGCATTTATAAATAGGAACAGTACCAGGAACTATGTTTGTTATTCCATCCAGAAATCCAGCCTGGGTATAGCAAAGATATTGTGAGAAAAAGGAACAGGAAATCATGATTGGAGCAATATTCAACAAGATAGTTTGTTCCTACCAAACTAGAATATACACATAATCTAAAGATGAACAACATGATGATCATAACCATGTAGTAAATAAGATTTAATTCATAATCACCGATAGTGTAAAGATTTCAGTCAATGATAATCGCTcgatcattaaaaaaaattcattttcatcatATCTAACTTAAAAGTCATGCAAATGATAGTTTGTGATTGGTTAACAATGTAAAAAATTTGCACCAACAGTAGATCAAAATTATTCCATAGAAAATATGCATAACCACAACAGCTAACAGTGAGATCAATGTATGCACATTACTTGCATAAGAGGCTAGCAAATAAAGTGAACAATAATGAAGTAAATAATGACTTTAGACAAATGAAAGAAACTGGGCCTGAATAAAAAGAAATCATTCTcttcattttgattttctttagTTGGAGAGTGTGATCACTTACAGGAATCCGAAGATCAAGTTTCTCGATTCCATCTCTGCCAGTTATTTTAATTCTCAGAGTCCGGGACCAGATTCCAGAAAAAGGGTCCCTTGAACTATCTGCACCATATTTATTGTACAAATCAGGTGTTATAACTTCCACAATGGGATCTTTGATAGTTTGACTTGTCTGCTCTGTATCAACTTGCTCTCTCTGTTGTATACTGTATAGGCTACTGCTCTCTGATAAATaactaattagtaattacaTTGAGAATGCAAGAATAGAACGCACAATGTACAT
This genomic interval from Trifolium pratense cultivar HEN17-A07 linkage group LG6, ARS_RC_1.1, whole genome shotgun sequence contains the following:
- the LOC123890762 gene encoding clathrin interactor EPSIN 3-like encodes the protein MKKVIGQTVRDLKREVNKKVLKVPGIEQKVLDATSNEPWGPHGTLLADIAQATRNPYEYQMIMAVVWKRINDTGKNWRHVYKALTVLEYLVAHGSERVIDEIREHAYQISTLSDFQYIDSSGRDQGNNVRKKSQSLVGLVNDKERIAEVRQKASVNKEKFRNNTPGGMYRPGSHSNMGSYGDRYDDDRYASREEDKNGYGYGREREMGSRDDGDRYGRDYEDRYGREGYRDDDRGRSRSVDYQDDARSRSSDRERDFDEDGQHSSRGSNAKVEDQSLEARLQRKLSEQNVGAPPSYEEAVGEAQSPMQGERDVETSAESAPRGSSPHASDNPSLTSVPTGSSHVSNNPIEVTAAASTAASGIQETEPTDDFFDPRGPTSAAPTTSNYGEIDLLGSLSDSFSSNALPLVPATSATATPEVNTGSTASFAAPSSGSNNFDQSFEDPFGDSPFKADTSTESAPPQHHTYQNAEPSQLDGFNADTLSNFGFGDSFSIVPYSASAGNDSQPFSANSQFLSQDSSSQQLETDILADILPPAPLPEITAQHNSSAPAFGQPSPSFSTSPGPFSEPTGQLTQPGFSAAVSQPAQTLPTSQYTQQGFSAPNSSFSATTSPYAQQPFPSHSGQPGMPGFSSSTGHSMQPPFASQGGQSTAQSSGHTYGGLYSLDASLTPGAPNMYPQSQNGYNGSMNSGNYLPQGSSTGFPSHMTPQAPTAQPSQITNFPHHGGPTASPSPIDQASQLNNQSFFGQQGNAAPFSSSYTPEVPAPSASPYAASTASNALVSQPSKDKFETKSTVWADTLSRGLVNLNISGPKTNPLSDIGIDFESINRKEKRMEKPTNTPAVTSTVNMGKAMGSGSGIGRAGAGALRPNPNSMMGSGMGMGMGMGMGMGNAPGGMGMGGYGGGMNPSMGMGGMGMGGMGGMGMGQGYHMQPPAGMPPGSNMPGNYNNNMMGPGGYAQQPYGGYR